The following DNA comes from Nicotiana sylvestris chromosome 10, ASM39365v2, whole genome shotgun sequence.
atggtgtcccaagtcaccggtttgaatcccgaatcaaggaaaagattgactttgtactacagtccgcgaactagaaattcgggtaaggaattttgttaacccgggagaaggtgttaggcactcccgagttctgtggttctagcacggtcgctttgatcatacttggtttattaaaattattttattactgattttagaacatatgcacatttatattttaccgctttttaataatgaaattatcttgaaatgggtcacacgtacgtgtacccatttgtttggcgcgtcaaaaatcatgtcacgcaaacgttTCCACAATCAATGACACTTTGTTaagaaaagtttggccaaagttgcgcgaaagCATACTCTGGTtttgtttttaagaaattataaTCATGTCACGTAAATGTGTACACAATCACAGTTGTATCTTAAATGCACCTAAAGGCTTTTCTACAAATAATTATTTTGAACGTCTACATTGTAAATTTAATACGAGGGTCATAGGGATTCAATTATGAATGGCACACCTCGGCCTAGAGAACTACATCTAATTTAGCGGCCTATTAAATGTAGGCAATTCTCTACCTGGATTTAAATCACAAGACAACAGACCCATCAGCTGCTGAAGTTGCACTCAAGCAACTTGCAGATTCTAGGGCAGTGGCGTTGTGCCTTTCTCAGCCAGTGCATCGGACAGGCTTGTGCACAAATATGTTGCAAGACTATGCTCAGAAGAATGAATTGTGCAATTCCACAATATGAAATGCGGTGGCATGCAACAAAACACAAAATCACATGTTCATTTTCCTGCACTATTGAGATAAGGGGGAATCCGATATATTGGAGGGGCAACATTTAGGGTACAAGCACTGTAGAGAGACAAGTAAAAGCATAAAGCAACAGTGGTAAGGAATTGGAGGCAGTAGACAATGTAGATATTGATCATGTTCAAGTAGCTAACAAGTTTGCAATATTACAAGGgatggatgaagaggaagaaCCTGTTAATCAATTGGCAATGGTGGCAGCTAATGTAGCAACAACCAGTTTAGCACTTAATAACCAAGCATCTACAAAGCAAAAACCAAAAAATATGGTCAATAATGAGGGAAAGTTAAATCCAGCAGCACAAGCTTTTCATCTAAACTCATCGGGGATTAGTTCGACTAATGGTCTAGTCAATGGAAAGGAGGCATCAAAAGCAAAAAATGATACCACATAGTGGGTAGAAAGAAGCTTCAAGGATAAAAGAGGAGAAGGAATAGTGAAGATCAATAAACCATGCAAGGAAATCCCATCACAAGATACATTAGTGAACAAGATActtaataaaaatccaaattctcaAGCAGAAGGGTCAAAATCAtctacatttaaagaaagagtgCAAGAATGTGGAGGCAGGCTATGGGAGGCACAAAGGGAATACGATTCAGAGGAGAACGAAGTACCACTAGGAGCACAAGCTGATGAGTTGTGAGAAtgacaaagaagaagatgagcaaagTGTAAATGGAGAGATTCATGCCAATGAAAACAATACAACTGGTAATAATTTAATAAATGAAAGATCAGAAAATGTTGAGCACATCAATAATTTTCAGACAGCAGAAGTCACAGAAATTAGTAACTATGAAGGAAGAGGCCCAGAGGTAAATGCTCTTGGAGGAATAGAAGATGATCAAGTTCAGAAATCACAAGAAGACCCACAAGGACACAACACAACAGAGAAGGAGaaacaaccaaaacaaaaaaCAGAAATAGTAAATATTACTGTTACATTGGAGAAAAACCAGTTGCAGTTGTTAAAAAGAGGAGAAGAGAAAGCTTTGGTCCCTAAAAAGAATGCATTTGGAGCTACATCGGGAGGGAAGGAAGAcaatgaagaaggagaagaacctggAAAATCAGGATACGACATGGATCAAGAATCAACTACCCAACACCTTATGAATGCTGCAAGGAAAGGTGACTTATCACCTACGCAAGTGGAAAAGgcaaaatcagcagcaaaaggaaagaaaaagcaacaaaaagataattttgcaGCACCAAAAACTGGGGTGCACACAAGGAGAACGCTAACTAAATCCAGCAATCAGTGATGAATGCTCTCATTTGGAATATAAGGTCAGTCAACACACAGCAGGCCTTTGAAAGGTTGACAAAAATGCATAGGCAAAATCACTATGATTTTGTAGGATTAATGGAGCCAAAGCAATAAGCAAAAAAATTGGAAAGGTACAGAAATAAGATAGGAATTACACAGGCAATTTCAAATGTTTCCAACAAGATCTGGGCTTTTATAGATGAGGTATTTGAGGTAACTGTTATGTACAATATGGTGCAACAATTAACGCTAAGATTGTTTCATACTAAATCGCATGTGGAGTTTGTCCTAACATTGATATACGCAAAATGTGAAGCAATTGAGAGGATAGAATTATGGGATTCATTATATGCAATGGCAAGGGATATGGAAGCACCATGGCTTGTAGGAGGTGATTTCAATGTAATATGGGACGAAGAAGAGAAGTTTGGTGGTTTACCTGTGTCATTGAATAAAATTGATGATTTTTGACACTGCATCAACATTTGCAATCTCTTCGACCTTGGATTTAAAGGCagcatatttacatggtggaatgggagAACAGAGGAAGACTGTATATTCAAAAGACTAGATAGATGTTTGGCCAATGTTGAGTTTCAACAAACATTTCCAGGAATAGAGGTGCAGCATTTGTCAAAGACTGGTTCTGATCATAGTCCAATGTATCTGAAGTGTGATATTGAGACTCCACCTGTAAAAAAACCTTTCAAGTTCTTGAATTTTTGGGTGGAACATGTGACTTTTAATGATGTGGTGAAAGAGAATTGGTTTGTTGATTTCAGTGCAAATCCTTATATTCTTTTTAatcacaagttaaaaaaattaaagaaagccCTTTCATTGTGGAGCAAGGCTACGTTTGGAGATATTTTCCAAAAGATAGCAAGTATGGAGGAGGTAGTGATGGTTCATGAAGCAGAATTTGAAGCAAATCCTATAGGGATGAACAGGGAAATACTACAAAAGGTTCAGGTATAATTGATTAAATGTCTTGCATTAGAGGAGAAATATTGGCAACAAAAGGCAGGCATGACTTGGTTCAAAGAAGGGGATAGGAACACAAAGTTCTTCCACGCACAAGTGAGAGGTAGGAGGAAGAGACTTCAGCCTAAAAGAATTCAAAACAGTGGAGGAACCTGgattgaagaagaacaagaaattgcAGAAGAAGCTATTAAATTCTATGAGGAACAGTTCACAGAAGCATCTACTCCTTCATCATTTGATATCGTAGAGCATGTTCCTAATTTGATTAACACTAAGCAGAATGCAGAATTGATTAAGCAACCAACAAAAGAGGAAGTTAAAGTGGCAGTATTTGGACTTAATGGGGATAGTGCTGGGGGGCCAGATGGTATGACAGGAAAATTTTATCATTCTTGTTGGGACTTAATAGGGGATGACCTGTACGACATGGTTAGGGCTTTTTTCAATGGTCATGAGCTACCCAAATTTGTAACACACACAAACCTAGTTCTtctaccaaagaaaaaagaagttaccacCTTTTCTAATTTAAGACCAATAAGCCTCAGTAATTTTTCAAATAAGGTTATATCAAGGGTGGTACATGAAAGGCTACTGAAATTTATCCCAAGTCTGATATCGGAGGAACATGCGGGTTTTGTTAAGGGAAGGAATATAGTAGAAAACATCCTTCTAACTCAGGAGATAGTGACTGACATTAGGCTTAGAACTAAGGTTGGACCTAATGTCATCCTGAAGCTAGATATGACCAAAGTTTATGATAGAATATCTTGGCTTTTCCTAACCAAGGTTCTAAGAAAGATGGGATTTACAGAAAGGTTGATAGGGATTGTCTTTGGATTAGTTTCAAACAATTGGTATTCTATTCTAATCAATGGTCAAACTCATGGTTTCTTTAAGTCCTCAAGGGGAATAAAGCAAGGTGATCCTGTATCTCCAGCTTTGTTTATATTGGCAGCAGAAGCATTATCTAGGGGTCTCAATGCACTACATACTAACCTGTATTTTTGTGGATTTGGGATGCCAAAGTGGAGTCCAAAGATCAATCATTTGGCATATACAAATGACATGATTATTTTCTCATCCTCAGATGAAACAtctctgatgctgattatgcaagtGCTAAAGGCATATGAAGATGCATCTGGGCAGATTGTTAACAAGACCAAATCAGCTGTGTACCTACATCATTTAACAGACATGGAAGTGGTCAGCAAGGTGGAAAGGATCACAGGCATTCATAGGAATGATTTCCCTATCATATATCTAGGTTGCCTGATATTTTATGCAAGGAAAAAGCTGGAATTCTATCAGCCCCTAATTACAAAGGTAATGGACAAACTGCAATCATGGAAAGGCAAGTTATTATCAGTAGGGGGCATGGCAGTTCTCATATCCCATGTTTTGCAAAGCATGCCTATGCATCTACTATCAACTGTAAACCCTCCAAAGTATGTGATAAATAGGTTGCACAAATTGTTTGCTCAGTTTTTCTGGAGCAGCACTGTAGGAGGAACTAGTAGGCATTGGGCTTCATGGAATACTTCATGCATTCCAGTTGAGGAAGGAGGAATAGGTTTCAGGTCACTGCATGATGTAGCAAAGGCATTATTCAACAAGTTGTGGTGGAATTTCAGAACAAAACCAAGCCTATGGAGCTCTTTCGTATGTCAAAAATACTGTAAAAAATTAAACTCTATAATTGTTTCGTGGAAAAGGGGGTCTCACATCTGGAAAAAAATGTTGGAATGCAGAGATCTGATTGAACATCAAATCCTATGGCAAACAAAAATGGGATCCTCACTATTCTGGTATGAAAACTGGACAGGTCTTGGGGCACTATATTTTTTAGTTCCTCAGGACTTTGGCATTGATGAAAATATACATAATGTACATGATGTTACCTTAGATAGTGAGTGGGATGTGGACAGGCTATTTCAAATACTTCCTGAAGACTTAGCAGTACACATTCTGGAGAAAATCAAACCACCTTCAACAATGCAGGTTCTTGAGAGGCCTTTTTGGATGCTGGAAACAAGAGGATATTTCAGTGTTAAGTCAGCATGGGAGTATACGAGAAGAAGAGACGAACCAAGAATAGCTTATAAAAAGATTTGGGTAAAGGGActgccttttaaaatagcatttttCATGTGGAAAGTGTGGAAAGCAAAGCTACCTTTAGATGATTTCTTGAAAAGGGTAGGTTACTGCATGTCGTCAAAATGTTGGTGTTGTGTACAGCCTGACGAAGAATCTCTTCAACACATGTTTTTTAGATCAGAAACTGCAAAGACAACTTGGAAGTATTTTCTATCGAGGGCAGGAATAAATGTGGAGGGACTTACATTGCACCAAGCAATCACAAAATTTTGGACTGCAAATGTGTGCTTAAGGTTAAAACTAGTAATGCAAGCAATCCCCTCATGCGTAGTCTGGGAACtttggaaaagaagaaatagtatGAAGTATGGGGAGGCGGTGACAACTAGCAGGGTGATTTATCAAGTTTCATCAAATCTCCAGGCACTGGTGAAAGTGAGAAAGCCGGGGATGGACAGGGTACCTCACAAATGGCAAAATCTATTAGAAGTGATGGAAAATTTCACTCCTAAACTTAAGGTTACAAAAGTCATGTGGGAATTTCCAAGTGCAGGATGGCTAAAAGTTAATACGGATGGTGCATCGAGGGGAAATCCAGGCAGGAGCTCAATAGGTTTTTGTATAAGAAATGAAAATGGTGACATAGTCAAGTCAGTAGGGAAAGAGATTGAGGAGACAACAAACACAGTAGCTGAAGCGAAGGCCATGGTAGAAGCACTAAGGTTCTGCAGATTTCAACAATACTCTCATGTATGGCTTCAAACTGACTCAATGTTATTAAAAAAGATAATGGATGGGATCTGGAAATCACCATGGATCATATCTGAGCAGGTAGAGGAAATGATGCAACTAATGAATGGGGGCAATTCAACAGTTACTCATATTCATAGGGAGGGCAACAagttggcagatcacttggctaatTATGCTTTAGATAATGGAGAAATAGAATACCAACAATTCTGGTATCTAGATGCACAGGGAAGGAGGTTTGTTAATGAAGATAAGCTACAATGTCCAAATCTAAGGGTGAAGGTGAACAGGAGTTAGgaagcaaagagaaaaggaagagcagGAGGCATAACTTAATCGACCAATATATTCAAATCCTAAGGGAGGAGGATATAAGGGTTGGTATTTCTAACTTTCTTTTATCTAATGCAGGTGCCACTACAATGCTTATGCCCCTCCATGCTGCAACTTTCGACATAACTGAtgcaaaagaacaaaaaaaacatCAACAATCGAGCACAACAAAAAAGACTAATGGCATGGCAACCCAACCAGCATGGGGTGAAAGTGTGCTTTTAGTTCATTGGATATACAACCAGCATGGTGCAAAAGTGTTTAATATCACACGCATTGTTCAGTTACAAATAGAATCTGGGAATATAAAATTGGTTACTCCTCATTTCGagcacaacaagaagcaaatGGCTTTGGAAACACAACTAGCATGTGCAGCAAATATGTTTTTTCGAGAAAAGCAGGCAACAAAGGCCAATGTGTTA
Coding sequences within:
- the LOC104238338 gene encoding uncharacterized protein; this encodes MTWFKEGDRNTKFFHAQVRGRRKRLQPKRIQNSGGTWIEEEQEIAEEAIKFYEEQFTEASTPSSFDIVEHVPNLINTKQNAELIKQPTKEEVKVAVFGLNGDSAGGPDGMTGKFYHSCWDLIGDDLYDMVRAFFNGHELPKFVTHTNLVLLPKKKEVTTFSNLRPISLSNFSNKVISRVVHERLLKFIPSLISEEHAGFVKGRNIVENILLTQEIVTDIRLRTKVGPNVILKLDMTKVYDRISWLFLTKVLRKMGFTERLIGIVFGLVSNNWYSILINGQTHGFFKSSRGIKQGDPVSPALFILAAEALSRGLNALHTNLYFCGFGMPKWSPKINHLAYTNDMIIFSSSDETSLMLIMQVLKAYEDASGQIVNKTKSAVYLHHLTDMEVVSKVERITGIHRNDFPIIYLGCLIFYARKKLEFYQPLITKVMDKLQSWKGKLLSVGGMAVLISHVLQSMPMHLLSTVNPPKYVINRLHKLFAQFFWSSTVGGTSRHWASWNTSCIPVEEGGIGFRSLHDVAKALFNKLWWNFRTKPSLWSSFVCQKYCKKLNSIIVSWKRGSHIWKKMLECRDLIEHQILWQTKMGSSLFWYENWTGLGALYFLVPQDFGIDENIHNVHDVTLDSEWDVDRLFQILPEDLAVHILEKIKPPSTMQVLERPFWMLETRGYFSVKSAWEYTRRRDEPRIAYKKIWVKGLPFKIAFFMWKVWKAKLPLDDFLKRVGYCMSSKCWCCVQPDEESLQHMFFRSETAKTTWKYFLSRAGINVEGLTLHQAITKFWTANVCLRLKLVMQAIPSCVVWELWKRRNSMKYGEAVTTSRVIYQVSSNLQALVKVRKPGMDRVPHKWQNLLEVMENFTPKLKVTKVMWEFPSAGWLKVNTDGASRGNPGRSSIGFCIRNENGDIVKSVGKEIEETTNTVAEAKAMVEALRFCRFQQYSHVWLQTDSMLLKKIMDGIWKSPWIISEQVEEMMQLMNGGNSTVTHIHREGNKLADHLANYALDNGEIEYQQFWYLDAQGRRFVNEDKLQCPNLRVKVNRSATTMLMPLHAATFDITDAKEQKKHQQSSTTKKTNGMATQPAWGESVLLVHWIYNQHGAKVFNITRIVQLQIESGNIKLVTPHFEHNKKQMALETQLACAANMFFREKQATKANVLLTHASIHFRIK